A window of Formosa sp. Hel1_31_208 contains these coding sequences:
- a CDS encoding phosphatidate cytidylyltransferase yields MKEIGTRALSGLLYVSLLIASLYWQNALIALFFLFGLICMAEFKKLIQLKGFFPYIVFTVLYLGFAYWKIIADSVKGIDEASQILLVITIFVELLLIKDLFSEKTIPLFESKRFIITTFYLSSSFVFLICIANFNQTFTPLLLLGSFILVWVNDTFAYLVGKNFGKQKLFPSISPKKTVEGFLGGLFFSCIASIFIAHFTETLTFTNWLILGIIVSVFGTLGDLIESKFKRMAQVKDSGIIMPGHGGLLDRLDSIIFAAPFIFIFLRIVTYVS; encoded by the coding sequence ATGAAAGAAATTGGTACAAGAGCACTCTCCGGACTTTTATACGTGTCCCTTCTTATAGCATCTCTATACTGGCAAAATGCACTTATTGCGCTATTTTTTTTGTTCGGACTTATATGTATGGCCGAATTCAAAAAACTAATTCAGCTAAAAGGCTTTTTTCCATATATCGTATTTACCGTGCTCTACCTAGGTTTCGCATATTGGAAAATTATTGCCGATTCTGTTAAAGGAATAGATGAAGCCTCACAAATTCTTTTAGTGATTACCATATTTGTAGAACTTCTACTTATAAAAGATCTCTTTTCAGAAAAAACCATTCCGCTCTTTGAATCTAAGCGATTTATAATTACCACTTTTTACTTATCTAGTAGCTTTGTGTTTTTAATATGTATTGCTAATTTTAATCAAACCTTTACACCTTTGCTTCTTCTCGGATCATTTATCTTAGTTTGGGTCAATGATACCTTTGCCTATCTCGTGGGTAAAAACTTCGGAAAGCAGAAACTGTTTCCAAGTATTTCTCCTAAAAAAACGGTAGAAGGCTTCCTAGGCGGACTCTTTTTCTCATGTATTGCCAGTATTTTTATCGCACACTTCACAGAGACCTTAACCTTTACCAACTGGTTGATTCTAGGTATCATTGTGAGTGTTTTTGGAACACTTGGCGACCTCATCGAATCTAAGTTTAAGCGTATGGCACAAGTCAAAGACAGCGGTATTATTATGCCTGGTCATGGTGGACTTTTAGATCGTCTAGATAGTATTATCTTTGCAGCACCCTTTATATTTATATTTTTAAGAATCGTTACCTATGTTTCATAA
- a CDS encoding LUD domain-containing protein, translating to MSLFRKIFGLKNTPEDNIKNEERGKYMPEIKLPVDEQFTINFKANGGKFLYCENIQEVYDSLDAILKENDWKGSKVLLFDDGLNELFKDFNFDITKRISESTFFFSTCEYLISDDGSLLISSNQIAEKKLKELPDNFIIYATTSQFVQNIGEGLRGIKGKNRDKIPTNITTIKHFKTVEDKDFLTYGSSSKNLYLMLLEDL from the coding sequence ATGAGTTTATTTCGGAAAATCTTTGGTTTAAAAAACACGCCTGAGGATAACATAAAAAACGAAGAGAGAGGCAAATATATGCCAGAAATAAAGCTGCCCGTAGATGAACAGTTCACAATAAATTTCAAGGCTAATGGCGGTAAGTTCTTATACTGCGAAAATATTCAGGAAGTTTATGATAGTCTTGATGCTATTCTAAAAGAAAATGATTGGAAAGGTTCTAAAGTTCTATTGTTTGACGATGGCTTGAACGAACTTTTTAAGGATTTTAATTTCGATATAACCAAGCGTATTTCAGAAAGTACATTCTTCTTCTCAACCTGTGAGTATTTAATTTCAGATGATGGCTCCTTACTTATTTCATCGAATCAAATCGCAGAAAAGAAACTTAAAGAATTGCCAGATAACTTTATCATTTATGCCACCACAAGCCAATTTGTTCAAAATATTGGAGAAGGCTTGAGAGGTATTAAAGGTAAAAACCGAGATAAGATCCCAACAAATATTACGACCATAAAACATTTTAAAACCGTCGAAGATAAAGACTTTTTGACGTACGGAAGCAGCTCAAAAAACTTATATTTGATGCTCCTAGAAGATTTATAA
- the ftsH gene encoding ATP-dependent zinc metalloprotease FtsH: protein MAKENKNLNKKPKFSPYWIYGFVIAAFLAIQMFSGGFGGSNAQKLTVSEFLNYMNQGDVEKLDVVNRREARVYLTKEAAQKEIHKKARNTNILPSTEPPANYKFEFGELELFQNKVESALANDPTLDVDVNFTTEENVFGNLLLSLLPFILIIGVWIFIMRRMSGGSGGGAGGQIFNIGKSKAKLFDEKTDVKTSFKDVAGLEGAKEEVQEIVDFLKNPEKYTSLGGKIPKGALLVGQPGTGKTLLAKAVAGEAQVPFFSLSGSDFVEMFVGVGASRVRDLFKQAKEKSPAIIFIDEIDAIGRARGKNNFSGSNDERENTLNQLLTEMDGFGTNTNVIVLAATNRADVLDKALMRAGRFDRQIYVDLPDVRERKEIFEVHLRPIKQAEKLDIDFLAKQTPGFSGADIANVCNEAALIAARGGKKAVEKQDFLDAVDRIVGGLEKKNKIITKDEKKAIAYHEAGHATVSWMLEHAAPLVKVTIVPRGQSLGAAWYLPEERLIVRPEQMLDEMCAALGGRAAEKVIFNQISTGALSDLEKVTKQARAMVTIYGLSDKVGNLTYYDSSGQSEYGFTKPYSEQTAELIDKEISDIIEKQYQRAIALLEENKDKLTQLAEVLLDKEVIFKDNLEKIFGVRPFKKPEQATKSKSQIEEEE from the coding sequence ATGGCAAAAGAGAATAAAAATTTAAATAAAAAACCAAAGTTTAGTCCCTACTGGATCTACGGCTTTGTAATCGCTGCATTCTTAGCGATTCAAATGTTCTCCGGTGGTTTTGGTGGATCAAATGCTCAAAAACTTACAGTTTCCGAGTTTTTGAATTACATGAATCAAGGTGATGTAGAAAAACTTGATGTAGTAAATCGACGCGAAGCTCGTGTTTATCTTACTAAAGAGGCGGCTCAAAAAGAGATTCATAAAAAAGCAAGAAACACTAACATACTTCCTTCTACAGAGCCTCCTGCAAATTATAAATTTGAGTTTGGTGAATTAGAATTATTCCAAAACAAAGTAGAATCTGCTTTGGCGAATGATCCTACCTTGGATGTAGACGTGAATTTCACAACTGAAGAAAATGTCTTTGGCAACTTACTATTATCCTTACTTCCTTTTATTCTTATTATCGGTGTATGGATCTTCATTATGAGACGTATGTCTGGTGGATCAGGTGGCGGTGCTGGTGGACAAATTTTCAATATTGGAAAATCTAAAGCCAAACTCTTCGATGAGAAAACCGATGTTAAAACGTCTTTCAAAGATGTTGCGGGATTAGAAGGGGCTAAAGAAGAAGTTCAAGAAATTGTAGACTTCTTAAAAAACCCTGAAAAATACACCTCACTTGGTGGTAAAATTCCTAAAGGCGCCTTATTAGTTGGACAACCTGGTACTGGTAAAACCTTATTAGCCAAAGCAGTTGCAGGTGAAGCTCAAGTACCATTCTTCTCACTTTCTGGCTCAGATTTCGTAGAAATGTTCGTTGGAGTTGGTGCCTCTCGTGTGCGCGACTTGTTTAAACAAGCAAAAGAAAAATCACCTGCAATTATATTCATTGATGAAATTGACGCCATTGGTAGAGCACGTGGAAAAAATAACTTCTCAGGCTCTAATGATGAACGTGAAAACACCCTGAACCAATTGTTGACTGAAATGGATGGTTTTGGAACCAATACCAATGTGATTGTTTTAGCAGCAACCAACAGAGCCGATGTCCTCGACAAAGCTCTAATGCGTGCTGGTCGATTTGACAGACAGATCTATGTGGATCTTCCAGATGTTAGAGAGCGAAAAGAAATTTTTGAAGTACATCTTAGACCTATCAAACAAGCCGAAAAATTAGATATTGATTTCTTAGCAAAACAAACCCCCGGATTTTCTGGAGCAGATATTGCCAATGTGTGTAATGAAGCAGCACTTATTGCGGCTCGTGGAGGTAAGAAAGCTGTTGAAAAACAGGATTTCTTAGATGCTGTTGATCGTATTGTTGGTGGATTAGAGAAAAAGAATAAAATCATTACTAAAGACGAGAAAAAAGCCATTGCTTACCACGAAGCTGGACATGCCACTGTAAGTTGGATGTTAGAGCATGCTGCCCCACTTGTAAAAGTTACTATTGTACCTAGAGGTCAGTCTTTAGGAGCAGCTTGGTATTTACCTGAAGAGCGATTAATTGTGCGTCCAGAACAAATGCTAGACGAAATGTGTGCTGCCTTAGGCGGTAGGGCTGCAGAAAAAGTGATTTTTAATCAGATTTCGACAGGAGCTTTAAGTGATCTTGAAAAGGTAACAAAACAAGCTAGAGCCATGGTTACGATCTACGGCTTAAGTGATAAAGTTGGAAATTTAACCTATTATGATTCTTCAGGTCAATCGGAATACGGCTTTACTAAACCCTACAGTGAACAGACTGCCGAGTTGATAGATAAAGAGATTTCAGATATTATAGAAAAGCAATACCAACGTGCCATTGCGCTCCTAGAAGAGAATAAAGATAAGCTAACTCAATTAGCGGAAGTACTTCTAGATAAGGAAGTTATATTTAAAGATAATTTAGAGAAAATCTTTGGTGTAAGACCATTTAAAAAACCAGAGCAAGCGACAAAATCAAAAAGTCAAATTGAGGAAGAAGAATAA
- the rsfS gene encoding ribosome silencing factor: protein MAKKNMSADQLITTVIAGIEDVKGKEITILDLREIENTVCDYFVICEGTSNTQVNAIVSSIQKKVSKEHKDNPWHIEGSDNAEWVLMDYVNVVVHVFQKHIRDYYDIESLWGDAKTTQIESSY from the coding sequence ATGGCGAAAAAAAATATGAGTGCAGATCAACTAATAACGACGGTTATAGCTGGTATTGAAGATGTAAAAGGAAAAGAAATTACGATTTTAGATTTAAGAGAGATTGAAAATACAGTTTGCGATTACTTCGTTATTTGTGAAGGAACCTCCAATACACAAGTAAACGCCATTGTTTCTTCCATACAAAAAAAGGTTAGTAAAGAGCATAAAGACAATCCGTGGCATATTGAAGGAAGTGATAATGCTGAGTGGGTATTAATGGATTATGTAAATGTCGTTGTTCATGTCTTTCAAAAACATATTAGAGATTATTATGATATTGAAAGTCTTTGGGGTGATGCAAAAACGACTCAAATAGAATCAAGTTATTAA
- a CDS encoding biotin--[acetyl-CoA-carboxylase] ligase, protein MRIIKLSAIDSTNTFLRQLSAAEVLSDFTVVVAESQLKGRGQMGTTWTSQPSKNLICSVFVDVSYLNIEHSFYISMAVSLAISSALKSFQIKKVKVKWPNDILADQKKISGILIENVIKNNQLQGSIIGFGLNVNQTQFNDLALASSMQIVSGKSFDLDEVLQRILKYLKVNMSLLRDRELVELKKRYEQELFRKNKPSTFKNAERGLFSGFIKGVTDSGHLQILVEDNRIMVFQLKEVQLLY, encoded by the coding sequence ATGCGTATAATCAAACTTAGTGCCATCGACTCAACCAACACTTTTTTAAGACAGTTGAGTGCTGCCGAAGTACTTAGTGATTTTACCGTTGTTGTTGCTGAATCACAGCTAAAGGGTCGAGGTCAAATGGGGACTACATGGACTTCTCAACCTTCAAAAAACCTGATTTGCAGTGTCTTCGTTGATGTTTCTTATTTAAATATAGAGCACAGTTTTTATATTAGTATGGCCGTATCATTAGCAATTTCAAGTGCCTTAAAAAGCTTTCAAATAAAAAAGGTAAAAGTGAAATGGCCTAACGACATTTTGGCAGACCAAAAGAAGATTTCGGGTATATTGATTGAAAATGTCATAAAAAACAATCAACTACAAGGTAGCATTATTGGTTTTGGACTCAATGTCAATCAAACTCAATTTAATGACTTGGCTTTGGCAAGTTCAATGCAAATTGTTTCTGGAAAGTCTTTTGATTTAGATGAAGTGCTACAACGTATTTTAAAATATCTCAAAGTAAATATGAGCCTTCTTAGAGATAGAGAACTAGTCGAATTGAAAAAACGCTATGAGCAAGAATTATTTAGAAAAAATAAACCTTCAACATTTAAAAATGCTGAGAGAGGTTTGTTTTCTGGTTTTATAAAAGGAGTTACAGACTCTGGTCACCTTCAGATTTTAGTAGAAGACAACAGAATTATGGTGTTTCAATTGAAAGAGGTGCAGTTGCTCTATTAA
- a CDS encoding SRPBCC family protein, whose translation MKLESPKTTINKSAQEAYDFLSDVKNFEKLMPENISKFEILEEDKFLFALKGMPEIVLKKMDSIPPNKIVLGAAGGKLDFSLTANITEIETSKSEVALVFEGEFNAMMAMMIKGPINKFIETLVGNMPAKV comes from the coding sequence ATGAAATTAGAATCACCAAAAACAACTATAAATAAATCAGCTCAAGAGGCCTACGACTTCTTATCAGATGTTAAAAATTTTGAGAAACTAATGCCTGAAAACATTAGTAAATTTGAGATCTTAGAAGAGGATAAATTTTTATTTGCTCTAAAAGGTATGCCAGAAATCGTGTTAAAAAAAATGGACAGTATACCTCCAAATAAAATTGTTTTGGGCGCTGCTGGTGGAAAACTTGATTTCTCCCTAACCGCCAATATTACTGAAATAGAAACATCTAAAAGTGAAGTTGCCTTAGTTTTTGAAGGTGAATTCAACGCAATGATGGCTATGATGATTAAAGGACCAATTAATAAGTTTATTGAAACACTAGTTGGAAATATGCCCGCTAAGGTTTAA